DNA from Drosophila suzukii chromosome 2R, CBGP_Dsuzu_IsoJpt1.0, whole genome shotgun sequence:
TATGATTTCCCATTGTAAAAATTCTATTGGTTgtgtattttgttttattgtttttttatgtTCTCAAGAAAGTCGGCCATAAAGTCATGTAAATTCTTAACTTTAACAAATATATGTAAACAGTTTCAGGCAGACTTTCCCGGTTAGTTAAAGAAAAAAGTAATATGAAACAAGAAAcctaaaatttttaagaaacGGAGGATGCTGTATAAATCCTTATCCCACCTAGATCTAGACCAGATGACACTCGTTGACCAGGACGACATCATCCTCGACCATCTCGCCGTTGCGATTGGCGTGGTGCTCGTGGTGGATGGGGCAGCTGACGATGAGCTCCTCCTTGGGCTCCATCTTCTGGGCCTCCTTCTTGGCCTTCTTGGCTGCTCCCTTGTCCTTGCCGCCCTTCAGCTTGTCCTTCTCCAGCTCCAGCTCCAGTTCCAGGTGATCCCCCAGCAGGTGATCAATGACATCGGGATTGTTGCGCAAAGCCAGATCCATGGCGCCATCAAGGAACTGATAAAGGGGCGAACTAATGCGGTGTGGTGGCTCCTTCGGCGGTTCCACCAAGACGTTTCCCTCGAAAGTGGGCTGCAACAGCTGCTGCAGCATGTAGAGCATCGGTGGCAAAGCCTGAGAGGATTTGTGCTTGCGGTGGTGCTTCAAAGGAGCCGAGTTATGGAGGCCGCGTGGGGTGTTCTCGGCCGCATTCAGGAGCAGCACTCCGGCCAATTCCGGTGGCAGAAGTTCCGGGCCGTAGTTGAGCTCCTGCTGCACACTCTCAATCATCATGTTGGGGGCCAGCAGCTCGAACTCCTTCACCTCGTGCTTGCCATCCGGCGATACCAGTTTGTTGTAGTACACATAGGGATTGGGTGGGCGTGTGGGCAGCGAGGTGGTCACAGTAGCCTCCCCCGACTGGCGACGCTTGTGGTGCAGCTGTCGTGGCTGCAGGCCCTCGTCCATCAGGCCACCCAAGCGCCTCTTGGGACGCCGCAGCCCCATCAGATCCTCCACCAGCTGGAATTTCCCAGCATCCGAGGGcgaggatgtggatgtggatgtggaagCCATGGCAGCCAGTGCCGATGGGGTGGTAGTGCCATCCGTGGCTTTTCCTTGATCCACCGTAGTGTGCTTGGCTCCAGGTGCAACTCTCTGCTTTGAAGATGTGGTTGCAGTGCTGCCAGCAGTGGTCACAGTGCTATTGGCCACCAAGGTGGCCTTTCCATTCAGAGAAGCATCGTTGTCCATGACAGTGGTTGCATTATTATCACCTGCAGCATCGCCCTGGGAACGCTTCATCCG
Protein-coding regions in this window:
- the LOC108017858 gene encoding uncharacterized protein, yielding MNYYLILGCALMMMMVMGPMSGDCLRMKRSQGDAAGDNNATTVMDNDASLNGKATLVANSTVTTAGSTATTSSKQRVAPGAKHTTVDQGKATDGTTTPSALAAMASTSTSTSSPSDAGKFQLVEDLMGLRRPKRRLGGLMDEGLQPRQLHHKRRQSGEATVTTSLPTRPPNPYVYYNKLVSPDGKHEVKEFELLAPNMMIESVQQELNYGPELLPPELAGVLLLNAAENTPRGLHNSAPLKHHRKHKSSQALPPMLYMLQQLLQPTFEGNVLVEPPKEPPHRISSPLYQFLDGAMDLALRNNPDVIDHLLGDHLELELELEKDKLKGGKDKGAAKKAKKEAQKMEPKEELIVSCPIHHEHHANRNGEMVEDDVVLVNECHLV